The nucleotide window GAACGGCTTTTTTTAAGGCCATCAGCGAAGGTGTGCGGGGCTTCTCGGCCATTGCGGTCGTGGGCGGCTTAAAAGACCTCAACGAGGGGCAAGTGGATTTTTGCACCCCGTGCGGCGTCTGCCGCCAGGTTATTGCCGAATTCTGCGAGCCGGACTTTAAAATCATCACCGCGCGCTCGCGGGATGAATATCAGGAACATACGCTGGATGAATTATTGCCTTTGGCTTCAAAGCCGAAGTTTTAACAGTGCTGAACCATCGTCAACCGAGTTTTAACCCTTGA belongs to Oscillospiraceae bacterium and includes:
- a CDS encoding cytidine deaminase; translated protein: MDYSVLVAAAFEARQNAYVPYSGFAVGAALLSADGKIFLGCNIENVTLTPTVCAERTAFFKAISEGVRGFSAIAVVGGLKDLNEGQVDFCTPCGVCRQVIAEFCEPDFKIITARSRDEYQEHTLDELLPLASKPKF